From a single Candidatus Defluviilinea gracilis genomic region:
- a CDS encoding glycosyltransferase, whose product MKILFLSRWFPYPVNNGSKVRIYNLLRGLSRHHDVTLLSFVDQTGGRPDAPEIRSLCSDIVVVPWKEFEPGAWQARLGFLSMKPRSVIDTFSAEMARAITTAISGQKVDLVIASQLQMAAYYPYFQGIPALFEELEIGLFHDRAFSPDGKIRPRHALTWLKYRFYLSRLFNGFRSFTVVSETERGLVARNFPRQEDQIEVIPNCIDVDDYANREIKKQANTIVFAGPFKYRVNYEAMLWFVGEVFPLVLQQIPDAKLTITGDHENLPLPSNQNIVLAGYVEDIKSLIASSMVAIAPLQSGGGTRLKILEAMAIGTPVVATSKGAEGLDAQNGAHLLVTDEPKMFASYVINLLQDRALHEKISINATALVADKFNWSKVMLKFFELIQEIANG is encoded by the coding sequence ATGAAAATCCTTTTTCTCTCTCGTTGGTTTCCATACCCGGTGAACAACGGCTCCAAAGTGCGCATCTACAACCTTTTGCGCGGGTTGAGCCGTCATCACGATGTGACTCTGCTGAGTTTTGTAGACCAGACCGGGGGGCGTCCTGACGCGCCCGAAATCCGAAGCCTGTGTTCGGACATTGTCGTTGTCCCGTGGAAGGAGTTCGAGCCCGGCGCATGGCAGGCGCGCCTCGGGTTTTTGTCTATGAAACCGCGCTCGGTGATCGACACATTCTCGGCGGAGATGGCGCGCGCGATCACGACAGCCATCTCTGGGCAGAAGGTCGATCTCGTGATCGCGTCTCAACTGCAGATGGCGGCGTACTATCCATACTTTCAAGGGATTCCAGCGTTGTTCGAGGAACTCGAGATCGGCTTGTTCCATGACCGCGCATTTTCCCCGGACGGCAAAATTCGCCCCCGCCATGCCCTGACCTGGCTCAAATATCGTTTTTATCTTTCTCGGCTTTTCAATGGGTTTCGATCTTTCACGGTTGTTTCTGAAACCGAGCGCGGTTTGGTGGCGAGAAATTTCCCCCGACAAGAAGATCAGATCGAAGTCATTCCCAATTGTATCGATGTCGACGACTATGCAAATCGAGAGATAAAAAAGCAAGCCAATACCATCGTCTTTGCGGGTCCGTTCAAATACCGCGTAAATTATGAAGCCATGCTTTGGTTTGTCGGCGAGGTTTTTCCTTTGGTGTTGCAACAGATCCCCGATGCGAAACTGACGATCACCGGCGATCATGAAAACCTGCCTCTTCCGTCCAACCAAAATATTGTCCTCGCGGGGTATGTCGAGGACATCAAATCCTTAATCGCCTCGTCCATGGTCGCTATTGCGCCGCTCCAGAGTGGGGGAGGCACGCGGTTGAAAATTCTGGAGGCGATGGCGATCGGGACACCGGTGGTGGCAACCTCCAAAGGCGCGGAGGGGTTGGACGCCCAAAACGGGGCGCACCTTTTGGTTACAGATGAGCCGAAAATGTTTGCATCCTATGTTATAAATTTGCTTCAAGACCGGGCGCTTCACGAAAAGATTTCCATCAATGCAACCGCGCTGGTTGCCGACAAATTTAATTGGTCGAAGGTAATGCTCAAGTTTTTTGAGTTGATTCAAGAGATTGCCAACGGGTAA
- a CDS encoding glycosyltransferase family 4 protein, with amino-acid sequence MRLLFLTNFYPPASRGGYEQWCQEVGDGLRARGHEVTILTSAHERDHLKSPDPRWVRRELRLEMELASLKNAAWFFTRRKKRERENLDLLRETVKDWNPDAILIWGMWNFPRSLPALAESLMPERTVYYLGDYWPTLPSQYENYWNASPRSWMTGLPKLLLKPIARSIVAREEKPRLNLRRILFPSDFMRKEFAQQGIVSTEGRVVFGAVDTTPYLEGGQTPKTNKIISLLYIGRLTHEKGVHTAIEAVTHLVGKNRISNVKLTIVGDGEPDYVDSLHKMVERASLASFVTFLPAQPKETLPALYRQADIFLFTSIWQEPFGRVIVEAMASGLAVVGTAVGGAAEMLVHDENSLVFEAGDSTGLAQALRRLIESPALREKLGSAGRETARTKFDLRRMTDEIERYLGSLIH; translated from the coding sequence ATGAGACTCTTGTTTCTCACCAACTTTTACCCGCCTGCCAGCCGCGGCGGATACGAGCAATGGTGCCAGGAAGTGGGCGATGGCTTGCGAGCGCGCGGACATGAGGTAACGATCCTGACCAGCGCCCACGAACGGGATCACCTGAAATCTCCCGACCCGCGCTGGGTGCGGCGCGAACTCCGCCTCGAAATGGAACTTGCCTCGCTGAAAAATGCGGCGTGGTTCTTTACGCGGCGAAAAAAGCGGGAGCGGGAAAATCTAGATTTGCTTCGTGAAACCGTGAAAGACTGGAACCCGGATGCCATCCTGATTTGGGGGATGTGGAATTTTCCCCGGTCACTGCCCGCCCTTGCCGAGTCTCTGATGCCCGAGCGAACGGTTTACTACCTGGGCGATTACTGGCCCACGCTTCCCAGCCAATACGAAAATTATTGGAACGCATCCCCGCGCTCATGGATGACGGGCTTGCCAAAATTATTGTTGAAGCCGATCGCCCGGAGCATTGTAGCGCGGGAGGAAAAGCCGCGCCTTAACCTGCGCCGCATCCTCTTCCCGTCCGATTTCATGCGTAAAGAATTTGCGCAACAGGGAATTGTCTCGACGGAGGGGCGCGTGGTCTTCGGGGCTGTCGATACCACTCCCTATCTGGAAGGCGGGCAAACGCCAAAGACGAACAAAATTATTTCCCTGTTATATATTGGACGGCTTACGCACGAGAAAGGCGTTCACACCGCCATTGAGGCTGTGACGCATCTCGTTGGCAAAAATAGAATCTCCAACGTGAAGTTGACCATTGTAGGCGACGGCGAACCGGACTATGTCGATTCGCTTCACAAGATGGTCGAACGCGCCTCCCTCGCTTCGTTCGTGACGTTTCTGCCTGCCCAGCCCAAGGAAACGTTACCGGCGCTTTACCGGCAAGCCGATATATTTTTGTTCACATCCATCTGGCAGGAACCGTTCGGGAGGGTGATCGTGGAAGCGATGGCGTCTGGGCTGGCTGTTGTTGGGACTGCGGTGGGCGGCGCGGCGGAGATGCTCGTCCACGACGAAAACTCACTCGTGTTCGAGGCTGGTGATTCAACTGGTTTGGCTCAAGCATTGCGACGGTTGATCGAATCGCCGGCGCTGAGGGAAAAACTGGGAAGCGCCGGGCGCGAAACCGCGCGAACCAAATTCGACCTGCGCCGCATGACCGACGAGATCGAACGTTACCTCGGATCATTGATCCACTGA
- a CDS encoding glycosyltransferase family 4 protein — translation MRILFVSSQYPPHELGGYEQLCHEVTRELLARGHAVSVLTSRYGVRSAQEARSGNVTRTLHLMTDIHYYKPLDFFFKLPRQEKENLAELKIAMEVFKPDVVMFWGMFAMSHNLPYWAEQWMPGRVTYYMASYWPTDEDLHLAYWKSPANRRITEAFKRVLRSFALARLKRQGYPPRLKFDHVICCSEYVRDTLVNAGKFPPRASVVYAGADPAPFQRLEQKKKSTKTGRATRLLYFGRLVPDKGVHTAIEALGLLAHKGFADQVELTVLGDGHPEYKKYLQQRVTELGIENIVHFSGKVAREDIPAMLKDFDVFLFTSTWPEPFGRTIVEAMMAGLVVIGSNVGGSREIFRHYDKKMLFEPEDAQGLSDRIARLLSDPELSRRLVNVGRKLASERFTIQQMTNGIEAFLKQVGPAGSP, via the coding sequence ATGCGCATCTTGTTTGTCTCCAGTCAATACCCGCCGCACGAACTGGGCGGATACGAACAGCTCTGCCATGAAGTGACGCGCGAACTGCTCGCGCGCGGGCACGCCGTGAGCGTTCTCACCAGCCGCTATGGGGTGAGATCGGCGCAGGAAGCCCGCTCTGGGAATGTGACCCGCACGCTACACTTGATGACGGATATCCATTATTACAAACCGCTCGATTTTTTCTTCAAACTTCCCCGGCAAGAAAAAGAAAACCTGGCTGAATTAAAAATTGCCATGGAGGTGTTCAAGCCCGATGTGGTCATGTTCTGGGGGATGTTTGCCATGTCGCACAACCTGCCGTATTGGGCTGAACAATGGATGCCGGGTCGCGTGACGTATTACATGGCGTCGTATTGGCCCACCGATGAAGATTTGCATCTTGCCTACTGGAAGTCCCCGGCGAATCGACGGATCACCGAAGCATTCAAACGGGTTCTCCGGTCGTTTGCGCTTGCGCGACTCAAACGACAAGGGTATCCGCCGCGCCTCAAGTTCGATCATGTCATTTGTTGCAGTGAATATGTGCGCGATACGCTGGTGAACGCCGGTAAATTTCCGCCGCGCGCCTCGGTCGTCTATGCGGGAGCCGATCCCGCGCCGTTTCAACGTCTCGAGCAAAAAAAGAAATCCACAAAGACGGGTCGCGCGACCCGTTTACTTTATTTCGGCAGGCTGGTGCCTGATAAGGGCGTGCACACGGCAATCGAAGCGTTGGGCTTGCTGGCTCACAAAGGCTTCGCCGATCAAGTTGAATTGACCGTTCTAGGCGACGGGCATCCCGAATACAAAAAGTACCTGCAACAGCGGGTGACCGAGTTGGGAATCGAAAACATCGTTCACTTCTCCGGCAAAGTTGCCCGTGAAGACATCCCCGCCATGTTAAAGGACTTCGACGTTTTCCTGTTCACCTCCACGTGGCCCGAACCGTTTGGGCGCACGATCGTCGAAGCCATGATGGCTGGGTTGGTGGTCATCGGCTCTAATGTGGGAGGGAGCCGCGAGATCTTCCGTCATTACGACAAGAAGATGTTATTCGAGCCGGAAGACGCGCAAGGACTTTCCGACCGCATCGCCCGCCTCCTTTCGGACCCCGAACTGAGTCGCCGATTGGTAAACGTTGGCCGCAAACTTGCCTCAGAGCGATTCACCATCCAACAGATGACAAACGGCATCGAAGCGTTTCTGAAACAAGTCGGCCCTGCGGGAAGCCCCTGA
- a CDS encoding glycosyltransferase, with product MPETLPLVSIIIPNYNHAQYIEDAIHSVLRQTYRNVEIIVVDDGSRDNSREVIAAFGDTVRAIFQQNQGLSAARNTGLTASRGKFIGVLDADDMYEPDFVETLVTALRGQPEADGIYCGYRFVDHLNQPLPQIEAREIAPEKLYWALVDGNFLVPESMFVRKHCYDAVGFFDTSLRALEDLDMWLRITSRFKVIHTTKILTRHRILPGSMSTDPTRQFENRLQVVKKNFGAEPAPTGEWNEDQRRAFSRAYLVSAVEYLQAKNEIRAFECLRSMAIARPALLARVETFYELACGDQPKGYRGEFASINLEQNTRVTLRLLEKLFADHELRLTEFKRPAYANAEYAFGLLAYGQGNTRAARRHFLGALSFQPSLILNRSFVGSLLRSFLGATLIQPLRRAMGRSK from the coding sequence ATGCCTGAAACCCTTCCCCTCGTCAGCATCATCATCCCTAATTACAACCATGCCCAGTACATCGAAGACGCGATCCACAGCGTTTTGAGGCAAACCTATCGTAACGTCGAAATTATCGTCGTGGACGACGGCTCGCGCGATAACAGCCGCGAAGTGATTGCCGCGTTCGGCGATACAGTCCGCGCGATCTTTCAACAGAACCAGGGGCTTTCCGCCGCGCGCAATACCGGGCTCACCGCCTCGCGCGGGAAATTCATCGGCGTGCTCGATGCGGACGATATGTACGAACCCGACTTTGTCGAAACCCTCGTTACCGCGTTGCGGGGTCAGCCGGAGGCTGACGGCATCTATTGCGGGTATCGGTTTGTGGACCATTTGAACCAACCGTTGCCGCAGATCGAGGCGCGCGAGATCGCGCCTGAAAAATTATACTGGGCGCTGGTGGATGGCAACTTCCTGGTGCCTGAATCGATGTTTGTGCGCAAACATTGTTACGACGCCGTTGGTTTTTTCGACACCTCCTTGCGCGCCCTCGAAGACCTGGATATGTGGCTGAGGATCACCAGCCGCTTCAAGGTGATTCATACAACGAAGATATTAACCCGTCACCGCATTTTGCCGGGCAGTATGTCCACCGACCCAACGCGGCAGTTCGAGAACCGCTTGCAAGTGGTGAAAAAGAATTTCGGAGCCGAACCAGCCCCCACTGGCGAATGGAACGAGGATCAGCGTCGCGCGTTCAGCCGCGCTTACCTCGTATCCGCTGTGGAATATCTTCAGGCAAAGAACGAAATCCGCGCGTTTGAGTGTCTGCGTTCGATGGCGATCGCGCGACCCGCATTGCTGGCGCGTGTGGAAACCTTCTACGAGTTGGCATGCGGTGATCAGCCCAAGGGCTATCGCGGCGAGTTCGCGTCGATCAACCTCGAGCAGAATACGCGCGTCACCCTGCGGTTGTTGGAGAAATTGTTTGCCGATCATGAATTGCGTCTGACAGAATTCAAGCGACCCGCCTACGCCAACGCGGAATATGCTTTTGGTTTGCTGGCTTACGGACAGGGCAACACTCGCGCGGCGCGGCGGCATTTCCTTGGCGCGTTGTCTTTCCAACCTTCGCTGATTCTGAATCGATCTTTTGTTGGCTCCTTGTTGCGTTCTTTCCTCGGCGCAACGTTGATCCAACCCCTGCGGCGCGCGATGGGGAGATCGAAGTAA
- a CDS encoding glycosyltransferase family 4 protein has product MPSGSNRKLKIAIGVPEWAPFQDAMKDKPADATYIIQRNLSHGLISRGHSLTFAAPLTVDEFAVTSDVEAVSPARRSWTASPLFSLASKLVWRIQKLIGVPYLNYFSNYRYFDAAALGLNSADVIYERNGMYNSGLAMAAKRLRLPYVIFFEADQIMELDIMNKPITGLLRRRADGILRYNLSAADCIICVTNAGQRHLMKHWNVPAEKIVVFPNAVHIDRFKPDRQAREDIRSKLGLQNDPVILFVGNFFHWHDVPTLLTAFVEVLKSQPTARLVLVGDGERRAAMSALAAELGLARSVIFTGIVSHSDVPRYMAAADIAVVPYPPMDREMWLSPLKLFEYMSAGLAVVASSIGQIVDVVEDGANGSLVPPGDVTAMTAALCRLIADSDFRLSLGANARATAEKNFSWESYLARLERVFQAVIDRQPVKDI; this is encoded by the coding sequence ATGCCTTCCGGGTCGAACAGAAAACTCAAAATTGCCATTGGCGTGCCGGAATGGGCGCCGTTTCAAGACGCGATGAAAGATAAACCCGCGGATGCCACCTACATCATCCAGCGGAATTTGTCTCATGGCTTGATCAGCCGCGGACATTCGCTCACCTTTGCCGCCCCGCTGACTGTGGACGAATTCGCGGTCACTTCGGACGTGGAGGCTGTTTCGCCCGCCCGCCGCTCGTGGACGGCTTCTCCTCTGTTTTCGCTGGCAAGCAAACTCGTCTGGCGAATCCAAAAGCTGATTGGCGTCCCGTACCTGAATTACTTTTCGAACTATCGGTATTTCGACGCGGCAGCGCTCGGGTTGAACTCTGCGGATGTGATCTACGAACGAAACGGCATGTACAACTCGGGACTGGCGATGGCGGCAAAACGCCTGCGGCTTCCCTATGTGATCTTTTTTGAAGCCGACCAGATCATGGAATTGGATATCATGAACAAACCGATCACCGGTCTACTGCGCCGGCGAGCGGATGGGATTCTTCGCTACAACCTGTCTGCGGCAGATTGCATCATCTGTGTGACGAATGCCGGTCAGCGGCATCTGATGAAACATTGGAATGTTCCCGCGGAAAAAATTGTTGTTTTTCCAAATGCGGTGCATATCGACCGCTTCAAACCGGATCGACAGGCGCGGGAAGATATTCGCTCGAAACTCGGTTTGCAAAACGACCCCGTAATCTTGTTCGTGGGAAATTTTTTTCACTGGCACGACGTTCCCACCCTGTTGACGGCATTTGTCGAAGTCTTGAAATCTCAGCCCACGGCGCGGCTTGTTTTAGTGGGGGATGGCGAGCGTCGCGCCGCCATGAGCGCGCTTGCCGCCGAACTTGGCTTGGCACGTTCGGTTATTTTTACGGGCATCGTATCTCACTCCGATGTGCCGCGTTACATGGCGGCGGCAGACATTGCCGTTGTGCCATACCCTCCGATGGATCGGGAGATGTGGCTTTCGCCGTTGAAACTTTTTGAATATATGTCCGCGGGATTGGCGGTGGTCGCTTCATCCATCGGTCAGATCGTGGATGTGGTGGAGGATGGCGCGAACGGGAGCCTCGTCCCGCCGGGAGATGTGACCGCGATGACCGCCGCGCTATGCCGCTTGATTGCCGATTCCGATTTCCGTTTGAGTTTGGGAGCCAACGCGCGCGCCACAGCCGAAAAAAACTTCTCATGGGAAAGCTACCTCGCCCGCCTCGAACGCGTCTTCCAAGCCGTGATCGACCGTCAACCCGTCAAAGACATCTAA
- a CDS encoding serine acetyltransferase, producing MLEKLRSFYRTLKLYPALTLVKRSPARKVIEADIDRWLLMIYQQKSSDTLARKLRALMYGKDIEEFRALLYYRLGEPSRLWDRILLCFATWFLPPLETLLITPSSSVGAGLIIMHGHGTYIDAQAIGRNCLIFQEVAIGAKHEEGERPTIGNYVHVSSGAKVLGGITIGDHCVIAANAVVVKDMPPNSLAVGVPARTLRNAGSKAEYIARGEVSE from the coding sequence ATGCTGGAAAAACTACGCTCATTCTACCGGACGTTGAAACTGTATCCCGCCCTGACGCTGGTGAAACGCTCTCCCGCCAGAAAGGTGATCGAAGCGGATATCGACCGTTGGTTGTTGATGATTTATCAACAGAAATCCAGCGATACCCTGGCGCGCAAACTTCGCGCGCTCATGTATGGCAAAGATATCGAGGAGTTTCGCGCCTTGCTGTATTATCGGCTGGGCGAACCTTCCCGTCTGTGGGATCGTATCCTGCTGTGCTTCGCAACATGGTTCCTGCCTCCCCTTGAAACATTGTTGATTACCCCATCGTCATCAGTCGGCGCTGGTTTGATCATCATGCACGGACACGGCACGTATATCGACGCGCAAGCGATAGGCAGAAATTGCCTGATCTTTCAAGAAGTGGCGATCGGGGCGAAGCATGAAGAAGGGGAGCGCCCAACCATTGGCAACTACGTGCACGTCAGTTCCGGGGCAAAAGTCCTGGGCGGAATCACCATCGGCGATCACTGTGTCATCGCCGCCAATGCGGTCGTCGTCAAAGATATGCCGCCGAATAGTTTGGCGGTTGGCGTGCCTGCGCGCACCCTGCGCAACGCGGGAAGCAAAGCCGAATACATTGCCCGCGGCGAAGTATCGGAATAA
- a CDS encoding serine acetyltransferase, with amino-acid sequence MLRWFQVYKPRLKKQSPADMLVWLLNSFPEFRNLFYARIGRFTGLRGRALFALARILYPYPKVALRFAEPINIGPGFFARAGFGTVIAAQKIGENCWVNPGVAIGFRDDKSAPPIIGDNVYIGAGAKILGPVTVGDNAVIGANAVVTRDVPPNCTVAGMPARIIRRDGVRVKESHAAS; translated from the coding sequence ATGCTGAGGTGGTTTCAGGTATATAAACCTCGCCTAAAGAAACAATCCCCTGCCGATATGCTCGTCTGGCTGTTGAACTCCTTCCCGGAATTTCGCAATCTGTTCTACGCGCGGATCGGACGTTTTACCGGACTTCGCGGCCGGGCGCTATTCGCGCTTGCCAGAATATTGTATCCCTATCCCAAAGTGGCGCTCAGGTTTGCGGAACCGATCAATATCGGACCCGGCTTTTTTGCCCGGGCCGGTTTTGGAACTGTCATCGCCGCGCAAAAGATCGGCGAGAATTGCTGGGTGAACCCGGGTGTGGCGATCGGGTTCAGGGATGATAAAAGCGCTCCCCCGATCATTGGCGATAACGTATATATTGGCGCCGGAGCCAAAATCCTCGGTCCGGTGACCGTGGGAGACAATGCTGTTATCGGCGCCAACGCGGTGGTCACCCGCGATGTCCCGCCGAATTGCACGGTGGCAGGCATGCCCGCGCGGATCATCCGGCGCGACGGCGTCCGCGTCAAAGAATCACATGCGGCGTCTTGA